Below is a genomic region from Rosa chinensis cultivar Old Blush chromosome 5, RchiOBHm-V2, whole genome shotgun sequence.
ATTGATTATAGGTCCATTTCCACCCTACAATATTGGATGCAGTCCACTAACAAAATTTTTACTATTTGCGGTCCACCCAGTCAGCCTACTAGCCAGGTAAGCAAATTCTTTACCTATGTTTATCCAGCAATTTACAGAGCATGCCATTTTAATTTAGGGATTCATAACGTATCCAAAAACTGGGAAAGAGGATTTCACGCAATCTCCCTTCTTCCTaacgtccggccaccccattGATCATCAATGTAAACTATCTCCGTCGTAATTGCAAGCCACCGTTATGATTTCAATTTCGGAGAAGAGATTACGGGACAATAATTACTGAGTCGGTTTACGTTTCGAAATTAATTTGACGATGGCCGCAGAACAAATTCTACTCGCCCACCTAGTTCCTCCCCTAGAGGGCTTTTTGGAATTCATCTGGGTATCGCTGTCAGAGGTAAGGTCtgggttctttcttttctgaatTCATCGGGTGTACAGTTATGCCTCTGGTCTAGGTGTTTGGGTATCTATTGAGTTTGAAATTGGGCATAatcgccaaaatattctcaaatccgtaaccaaaccCGGAAATTAGTACCAGCACAAATTCCTTCGGAAAATCcgatttccaaaaatattccaGGATATCTCAAAATTGGCTACTAAATATATTATGTAATCCGGAAATCATCTCGGTACAATAAATCGTCGAAAAATCAcgtaaatcatatttccaaaataataatcatatattccaaaaccaattccgaaTCTCTCTTGAAATCTCAAGAATTGATaattaattataataaaaatttctggaaattACCACGGAATAATAATAAGATAAATATCACATAAATCAAAAttctcaaatcgagcataatgaaacttaattcaaaagttcaaaccaataaatcaattaataatccaaaccaaaataaaatgctcgataattaaattgataaatcaataaaatcaaaatttgcagaaattaatttgcatgcatcaattaaaatcaaaagtccactcacagtactattccgacgatcaagtatacgagttccttcatcgagcaagagctcggtacgtcgccctgtacacaattttATTCCGTAAGCGACAATTCGACaatttaaatacgattctaatattttttcctctgaaatcaaacttccaatttcttttcccaTTTAATCGGATTTCTCATCTACCAAAAACCATGTTCATGTCAATGCCTAATGCCAACTGGTTAGTTTAAAGGTTCTAGGGCAAAatcgagagaaatccgacggtcggattctcgtaattcaatTATCGACATCCCAACTTCGGAATTACACAATCAATACAAAActccttcaatttccaccaaacttgaCAAATATAATCTCTAAATCAaaaataggatttaactagctaaaaacagAAGCCAAAAACCTGCCCTatacgcctccacgcgccacccacagtggcggcgcgtggaccAAGTCACCacctctgatggccaccaaatttcagccACAACATCTACTCAACAAGCCTAACACATTTCTCAACtataacaagttccaattttaccttgaaacagTCGAAACCGGCCGGTGAagttttttccagaaaaacccaagaaccataggatttgaaatcgtcgattcgacctccacactgcaaatcgtggctcaaggctaggggaaaatgatccttggcgaaaaccgcaccttcgacgccggtttggtggccggaaacggcCGAAATCGCATGAAATCGACGAAACTTCCGATTTACTACAGTGGACTTCACGGCTCAAatccgagctcctccggccgagccaccgcaaaacaccaccacaggcctgacaaggaggaggaggcgagcttgccggtgcctgaattccgtcgtgggtcggccggagaagggagaaatcggaggaagaagaaaccagaccgaagaggaagaaagggtcaggggagaggagagagaaaagctgGTAAGTTTccatggaaacttaccacagtaactcggctatttatagataaattaccatgaacagtaaattttacattttcgcttataactttcgcatacgaactccgatttttacgtaccacatatgcacgcgctcggtttaacgtcctctacaactttcatgaagaacattttctcaaattttgacccaaacaaaaagtcatcttttagggccactaaaagttcTGAAACAGAGTAAAAGGTGAAAGTGGTTGTCGTTTACCGTTCAAATGACCAGTAAACggataaattaagatacgggacgttacaacgATAGAGGGTCACTACTAAAGTAATTTCACTAAGTATATGGTGATATAATACACAAAGGTAGATAATAGCTCCCAGAACCCAAACAATAAACTTAATAGTCAATTAAATATATTATTATCCATGACATTTTctatataaaagaaaattataaaaaagtaaaaaaataaaaaataaaactaaaaatatcGGACAAGACCCTAACATAAAGGGTATATAAACCCTCCTGAAACATGTTATCCAAGTAAACAATAAACTAAAAACGTAAAATTCATGCCTAGATAAACAATCCACACAAACATGCCCAAATGTGAGAACTACTACTTGATTGAGACCAAACAGCCCAGTCCCAAGACAAACACCTAGCACTATGTCGCACCAAGCTACCACCACCTAAGGCTGGGCATTTAAACCCAAAAACTTGAGAAACTAGCCCAACAATGAACCTCAAACTAACGAAAACGATCTCTTAAATGTTGCGTACAAACAAATCGTAGggtttgtttaaggaaaatgtCAAAGAACAAGTTGAAGAGAACACTAAAAAAGATGCTTcgaaaaacattaaaaaatacATTGAGGTTGAAAACAATGAGTCTCGTTGCAAGAACAACTAAGATTTGGCAAAATTATAGATGAGATTAGAGATCCTACAAAATGTTAGAGAGAAATCAGTTAGAAATCAATTgcaatttatattttttttcttaactcTAACACACCCACATATATTGACAGCCGTTAATGTATTaatatttgaaaaataaaatgaaaagaagtTAATTAGAATGGTGtatctcataaaaaaaaaattaaaaaaaggattCAACAAAGAAGAAATGCACTGCAAGTGTGGACCCAAAAAGCGGAGAGGGAGCTGTCTCTTTCTCCAAAGAAATGAGACTCCCCTCCTTGAAGGACAGCAAGCAAGCGCCCATTAAAGCGCCTAAGAGTAAGAGGGTGAAATTTATTGAGGTATGAGCCCAGGATTGGGTGGCGGTTGAGaccttttattaattatttcgGGCTACGTAGCAAGAATTAGCAAATCCCAATCCCTTACCCAGCTAGCTTTCTCATTCCAACCCCACAGCCATTATTTAACTTCCACACACCTTCACCTACTCTAACCCAAGTTCAACACTTCCATCCAGCTTGCTACATCGAACAAAAAATGGCATTCAGTACCAATCTCCTTGCCGCCGTCTTCACCGCCATGTTATTCATGCTGACATTCCACAGCTGCGGCGTGTCGGCACAGGCGCCCGGGCCAGCTCCGGAGGCGTCGGTTGATTGCTCCACGCAGCTGCTGACGTTGTCGGACTGCCTGACGTACGTGGAGGAAGGTAGCAACTTGACGAAGCCGGACAAGGCTTGCTGCCCTGAGCTGGCGGCGCTGGTGAAAAGCACCCCCCAATGCTTGTGCTACTTGCTTCAGAAGAACAGTACCAGCAGCTACGGCATTCAAATCGACATGAACAAAGCTCTTGATCTCCCTTCTGTTTGCAAAGTTGAGACTCCTCCTACCAGCGCCTGTGCACGTAAGTCCCAACAGGGCTCTCGATCTCCCTTGttggttttttttaattttttttattt
It encodes:
- the LOC112202309 gene encoding non-specific lipid transfer protein GPI-anchored 2, which translates into the protein MAFSTNLLAAVFTAMLFMLTFHSCGVSAQAPGPAPEASVDCSTQLLTLSDCLTYVEEGSNLTKPDKACCPELAALVKSTPQCLCYLLQKNSTSSYGIQIDMNKALDLPSVCKVETPPTSACALLGIPVASEGPTANSPAGSELAPQGPSASPGNQTDHGTSTTAKSLMALFIGLAIASLPTFF